In one Rutidosis leptorrhynchoides isolate AG116_Rl617_1_P2 chromosome 8, CSIRO_AGI_Rlap_v1, whole genome shotgun sequence genomic region, the following are encoded:
- the LOC139863176 gene encoding uncharacterized protein, which produces MRLTHVCFADDLLVFLHGDVNSVKVIKQALEDFSSVSGLFPNMNKTNVFFGSLKRLGIADYKEIIDKIRKKIDNWKNKHLSYAGRLQLIASVAWEVVYNPKNQGGLGLKSLKEWNDVLLIKQLWKLIEKKDSLWFNWVNLVKLKGKSIWKIECKQSDNWGRKYQLKMRDRIKDHVREDNDGMVNWVTNSGKIVPYNTSQV; this is translated from the exons ATGAGACTTACCCATGTGTGCTTTGCTGATGATCTGTTGGTTTTCTTACATGGTGACGTAAACTCTGTCAAAGTTATCAAGCAGGCTTTGGAGGATTTTAGTAGTGTCTCTGGATTGTTccctaatatgaataagacaaaTGTGTTCTTTGGAAGT CTAAAAAGACTTGGTATTGCTGACTACAAAGAAATTATTGATAAAATTAGGAAGAAAATTGATAACTGGAAGAATAAACATCTTTCATATGCTGGGAGGCTACAACTAATTGCTTCA GTGGCTTGGGAAGTTGTCTACAATCCTAAGAATCAAGGGGGTTTAGGTCTGAAATCTCTTAAGGAGTGGAATGATGTTCTTTTGATCAAACAATTATGGAAATTGATTGAAAAGAAAGATTCTTTATGGTTTAATTGGGTGAATCTTGTAAAGCTCAAAGGTAAATCAATTTGGAAAATCGAATGTAAACAAAGTGATAATTGGGGAAGGAAGTATCAGTTGAAAATGAGAGATAGGATCAAAGATCATGTTAGAGAAGATAATGATGGGATGGTTAATTGGGTCACAAACAGTGGTAAAATTGTGCCATATAACACTAGCCAAGTGTGA